From one Cherax quadricarinatus isolate ZL_2023a chromosome 49, ASM3850222v1, whole genome shotgun sequence genomic stretch:
- the LOC128696946 gene encoding uncharacterized protein has protein sequence MLPSTSSPVENAPTPVCLAGSFVCQSQHLGHTKAGQVTDVQREEYQQSPKLDFGMCGIDDASQERRDTMPPPDLCASDGQNCGELQRRNSRSCDIDADTTIAQAACDKEFMTSMSQSGGNGEETEEGAWGLPPRSYGEPSGGVEESFEDCVTIGTKASLPDLCDTSSGARSKVHLNCGLPNDGRKDLDCNVLSPVTGEGSHGNTFEKSSSESRRDANPKDVEESMVEDQSFSCSENNDARETVPVQNKRVERFPASDSIDDSVMNCELRNEESDTCMKEEVKSKLSGNCSVGEAKNIGEYVDFGHIDSCEPEGAAGPLEDYLVHDSQQISLVSCGITQCDPSFQQDVEMEDFSEDEQGINLIRHNLHHSSHPMFNKWPCYFYITQEHLSSFSIDSHGRHIGSVRLLLFNVD, from the coding sequence ATGTTGccatcaacttcttccccagtgGAGAATGCACCAACACCAGTGTGTCTTGCAGGCAGTTTTGTCTGTCAGTCTCAGCATTTAGGTCACACAAAGGCAGGGCAGGTGACAGATGTGCAGAGAGAGGAATACCAGCAATCACCCAAACTTGATTTTGGGATGTGTGGCATAGATGATGCTAGCCAGGAGAGGAGGGATACAATGCCTCCTCCAGATTTATGCGCCAGTGATGGACAGAACTGTGGTGAGTTGCAAAGACGGAATAGTAGGTCTTGCGATATAGACGCAGACACCACTATTGCTCAAGCTGCCTGTGATAAAGAATTCATGACAAGTATGTCACAAAGTGGAGGTAATGGGGAGGAGACTGAGGAAGGAGCTTGGGGTCTCCCGCCTCGCTCGTATGGGGAACCCTCAGGTGGGGTAGAAGAGTCTTTTGAAGATTGTGTAACAATTGGTACCAAGGCTAGTTTGCCTGATTTATGTGATACTAGTAGTGGTGCACGCAGCAAAGTGCATCTCAACTGTGGCTTACCAAATGACGGTAGAAAAGATTTGGATTGTAATGTTTTGTCTCCAGTGACAGGGGAAGGTAGCCATGGGAATACTTTTGAAAAAAGCAGTTCCGAGTCTCGAAGGGATGCTAACCCCAAAGATGTGGAAGAAAGTATGGTGGAAGACCAGTCATTTAGTTGTAGTGAAAATAATGATGCCAGAGAAACAGTGCCTGTACAAAATAAGAGAGTTGAAAGATTTCCTGCATCTGATAGTATTGATGACAGTGTTATGAATTGTGAACTTCGTAATGAAGAGTCAGACACTTGTATGAAGGAAGAAGTTAAATCTAAGCTAAGTGGTAACTGTAGCGTAGGAGAGGCAAAAAATATCGGTGAATATGTTGATTTTGGTCATATAGACTCCTGTGAACCAGAAGGAGCAGCTGGTCCATTGGAAGACTATCTTGTTCATGACAGCCAGCAAATCTCTCTAGTGTCATGTGGCATAACCCAGTGTGATCCAAGTTTTCAGCAGGATGTTGAGATGGAGGATTTCTCAGAAGATGAACAAGGCATTAACTTAATCAGGCACAATCTTCACCACTCCAGTCACCCAATGTTTAATAAATGGCCATGCTATTTCTACATAACTCAAGAACATCTTAGCAGCTTCTCCATAGATTCTCATGGAAGGCATATTGGATCTGTAAGGCTCTTATTATTTAATGTAGATTAG